TGGCGCGCGGTCAGGAACTGACGCTGGAGGCTGACGACACGGCCGATCACAGGCTTTCCGGCGATGCCGCGGCGCTCGCCACGCTGCTGCAGAATCTGGTCGGCAATGCCCTGCAGTACACGCCTGACGGCGGGCAGGTCCAGGTCAGCCTCCAGAGCATGGATAACGGTGTCAGCCTGCGCGTGGACGACAGCGGTCCGGGCGTGCCGCCAGCGCAGCGCGACAAGCTGTTCGAGCGCTTCTACCGCCAGGGCGAAGGCCAGGGTGCGGGGCTCGGCCTGGCCATCGTCGCGCGTATCGCCGAACTGCACGGCGCGACCATCGAGCTGGCAGATTCACCGCTCGGCGGGCTGCAGGTCGCCGTGCAGCTGCCCCGCCGGCCACTTCAGTAACCCGGATAGCCCCCTGCGAGCAGCCGCGACTGCCCGCCGCAGGCGCAACGGGCATTCGCTAAGGTTCGCTTAAGCCTGGCGCCCTAGACTGCCGACATTTCCCTACTCGGAGTGTGTGAAATGACTGCATCGAACCCACTGGCACGCTATGGTCGTCTGAGCATTGCCCTGCACTGGCTGATGCTGCTGTTGATCGCAGCGGTCTACGCCACCATCGAACTCAAGGGCAATTTCGCCAAGGGCAGTGAACCGCGCGAACTGCTCAAGCACTGGCATTTCATGCTCGGTATGACGGTGTTCGCACTGGTCTGGCTGCGTCTGATTGCGCGCTGGCTGCATCCCGCACCGAAGGCCGTCGCCGGGGCCGGCTGGGAGCGCGCGCTGGCCAAGCTGATGCACCTGGCGCTGTACGGCCTGATGATCGGCCTGCCGCTGCTCGGCTGGCTGACCCTGAGCGCGGCGGACAAGCCGATCCCTCTCTTCGGCCTCGAGCTGCCGGCGCTGATCGGCGCCAACCAGGAACTGGCCGGCGAGTTCAAGGAGCTGCATGAAACGCTGGCAGTGGCTGGCTACTGGCTGATAGCCCTGCATGCGGCGGCGGCCTTGTTCCACCAGTACGTGCGTCGCGACGGCACCCTGTTGCGGATGCTGCCGCAGCGCCGCCAGGCCTGACGCGCAGACATGAAAACGCCCGGTCGACTCGTCATCGACCGGGCGTTTTCATGTGTCAGCCGAGCAGTTCGCTGAACGGCAGGTACTCCACCGTCTCACCCTCTTCCAACGTGCGGTTGCGCTCGACGATGGCCAGGCCTTCGGCCCAGGTCGCCGAGGTCAGCATCGCCGAGCCCTGACGCGGGTGCAGGCACACGCGCATCTCGCCGTCGACCTGCTCCAGCCGCGCGCGCAGGTACTGGCGGCGGTTGTTCGGCTTGCGCCAGGCAAAGCCGGCGGTCAGACGCAGCGGCTTGGGCAGCACCTCGGTGCAGCCCTGGGCACTGAGCAGGAACGGCCGCGCCACCACCAGCGAGGTGATCAGCGCCGCCGCCGGATTGCCCGGTACGCCGATCCACGGCTTGCCATTGACCTCGCCAAAGGCCAGCGGCTTGCCGGGCTGAATCGCCAGACGCCACATATGCAGCTCGCCCAGTTCGCGAATGGCCTGCTTGAGGTGATCCTCTTCGCCGACCGAGACACCGCCGGAAGTGATCAGCATGTCCCATTCGGAGGCAGCCAGCGCCAGGGCATCACGGCTGGCCGCCAGCTCATCGACGAGGATTTCGTAGTCGTGCACCTCCATCCCAAGGCTGCGCAGCACGCTGAGCAGACAGTAGCGGTTGGAGTTGTAGATCTGCCCCGGTGCCAGCGGCTCGCCGGGTTCACGCAGTTCGCTACCGCTGGACAGCAGGCCGATGCGCAGGCGCCGATAGACCGTCACGCGGGCGACGCCGAAGCTCGCCAGCAAGCCGATCTCCTGGGGCCGCAGGCGCTTGCCGGCCTGCAGTACCGGGGCGCCGGCCTGCAGCTCTTCGCCCTGACGACGCACATGGGCGCCCTGGGTGACACCGGGGAAATGCACGCGATCGGCGTCGACCTGGCAATCCTCCTGCGCCACCACGGTGTCGGCGCCCGGCGGCAGCGGCGCGCCGGTGAAGATACGCACGGCGCAGCCGGCAGGCAGTTGCTGATCCGCGGCATCACCGGCGGCGATGCGCCCGGCCAGCGGCAGCCAGCCGCCTTCGGCCGGCAGGTCGGCCGCGCGCAGGGCATAGCCGTCCATTGCACTGTTGTCCCAGGCTGGCACCGGGAAGGGTGCGTCGAGCGATTGCGCCAGCACTCGGCCAAGGGCATCGGACAGCGCGACCTGTTCCACCGGCGGCAGCGCCGGCACCCGTGCCAGCAGCTCGGCGATGGCTTCGTCGACCGGTTTCAGGCCACTGGTGTCGCAGCCACAGGCGCTCATGAGCGTGGCCCGCAGTATTCGACCGCGCTGGCCTTGAGGTGCGGCACGAAGTTGCACGGCTTGGTGCGGCTGTCCAGCTGCTCGACGAGAATCTTGTTCCAGGCGGTGCGGCAGGCGTTGGTCGAACCGGGCAGGCAGCAGACCAGCGTGCCGTTGCTCATACCGGCCAGGGCGCGGGACTGCACGGTGGAGGTGCCGATCTCGCCCAGCGATACATGGCGGAACAGCTCGCCGAAGCCATCGACGGCCTTGTCCAGCAGCGGCTGCACCGCCTGCGGAGTGTTGTCGCGGGTGGTGAAACCGGTGCCGCCGGTGATCAGCACGACCTGCACGTTCTCGCTGGCGATCCAACTGCAGACGCGGGCGCGAATCTGCCAGATGTCGTCCTTGACGATGGCCCGCTCGGCCAGGCTATGGCCAGCGCTCTGCAGGCCGTCGATCAGCGCCTGGCCGGAGGTGTCGGAATCGATGTTGCGGGTGTCGCTCACCGTGAGCACCGCAATGCTCAGGGGCTGGAATTCGCTGTTGGACAGGTGAGCCATGGCTCGAAACTCCCTTGAAGATGTGTGCGCAGGCTGCACCCGTGTCGTACGCGAACCCATTCCCCATTGGAGGTATGTCCGCGCGGCGTGGGTGCCATGGGGTCTGACAACGCTGCAGGCGTTTGCGCGACCTGGCCCTGCAACAAGGCCCGGCTGCGGCAGCCGGGCATGTGGGTCAAACCGGCGATGCCGGTCGATGGTAGCGAATTAAGCGGTCGACTCGAAGCCCGTGCAGGCGCCCGCCTCAACCACCACTGGCATTCATGAAGCGCAATACCTGGACCTCGCCGCTGCTGGAGAATTCGTGGCGCAGCGGTTTGCGTTGCAGCGCGGCGTGAATGGCGTCGATCAGCGGCTGGTCGCTGGTCGGATGGCGGCGCAACAGCGCGCGCAGATCGATGGAGTTCTCATGGCCCAGGCACAGCAGCAGGCGACCTTCCACCGTCAGCCGCACGCGGTTGCAGGTGGCGCAGAAGTTGTGTGAATGCGGCGAGATGAAGCCGATGCGCGTCTGCGGATGCTCCGGCAGGCGCACGTAGCGCGCCGGGCCGCCGCTCTGCTCGGCCGAATCGATCAGCGCGTGACGCTCGGCGATCAGCGCCTTGACCTCGTCGCTGGAGCAGAAGCTCTCGCCGCGCGAACGGCCGACATCGCCCAGCGGCATTTCCTCGATGAAGCTCAGATCCAGCCCGCCGGCGATGGCGAAGTCCACCAGGTCGGCGACTTCCTCGGCGTTGCGGCCCTTCATCACCACGGCATTGAGCTTGATTCGCTCGAAGCCGGCGTCACGTGCCGCAGCGATGCCGTCGAGCACCTGCTGCAGCTGGCCGGTGCGGGTGATGGCGTGGAATTTCGCCGCATCCAGGCTATCCAGGCTGATGTTCAGCCGCTTGACCCCGGCCCGTGCCAGCGGCTCGGTGAGCCTGACCAGCTGCGAACCATTGGTGGTCATCACCAGTTCGCGCAGGCCGGGCAGCGCGGCGATGCGCTCGCAGAGACCGACGATGCCCTGGCGCACCAGCGGCTCGCCGCCGGTGAGGCGGATCTTCTTCACGCCCAGACCGACGAAGATCCGCGCGACGCGCTCCAGCTCCTCCAGGCCGAGCACCTGCTGGCGCGGCAGGAAGGTCATGTCCTCGGCCATGCAGTAGACGCAGCGGAAGTCGCAGCGGTCGGTGACCGACATGCGCAGGTAGTCGATCTGGCGGTTGTGGGCATCGCGTAGTTGAGTCATCGATAACACCTCTGAAGCCTCGTAGGGTGGATGACGCTTTTTCATCCACCGTGGGCCCGCGCGGTGGGTGGTGAAACACCATCCACCCGGCGCAGGACCAAGCCGCCGTTATTGCATCAACGGCGTTTCCGCGCCCTGCAGGTGGATGCCTTCGATGTTCGCCGCCCCCACCAGGTTCTGCAGGTACTGGCTGACGCCGATCTGCCAGACCCGCTGGTTGAGCTCGGCGCGAATCGTTCCGGCGACGATCTCGTAGGGCAATTGCTCGCCCTCGATACGCTGGTCGACGAACACCAGGTGGTAGCCATAGCGGCTTTCCAGCGGCTGCTGGCAGAGGCCGACCGGCAGGCGGAACAGCTGGCGCTCGAACTCCGGTACGGTCTGACCCTTGCTGATCTGGCCCAGCGCCCCGCCCTGCTCCTTGGACGGACAGGCCGAATGTTGCAGCGCGAGCTCGGCGAAGCGTTGCGGCGCCGCCTGCAGTTGCTGCAACAGGCCCAGCGCCTGCTCCCGCGCCAGGCTGCGCGCCTCGGCGTCATCCGCCGGGCAGGCCAGCAGAATGTGCCGCGCGGCCAGCAGTGGCGCGCTGAAGAAGCGCTGACGGTTGCCGCTGTAGTACTGCTGGCAGGCCGCCTCGTCGGCCAGCGGCAGCGGCACTTCCTGTTCGATCAGGGTCCGCGTGGCCGCTTCTTCCTCGCTTTCACCGGATTCAGCACGCACCACCAGGCCCAGCTCGGCGATGCGCTGCTGCAACAGCTCGCGCACCACCAGTGCCTGGGTCGCCAGAAAGACCGCCTCGTCGCGGCTCTCGGCGGGGTGATACTGCAATTCCTGGGCGATGGCCTGGGGCGCGATCGCCACCCCGTTGACCCGCACCCGCGGCCACTCCTGTTCGCTGCTGGCGATCAGCAGCGGTTCAGCGGATGCCTGCTCGGCTGCCGGCTCGCTGTCTTCCTCGTGCGGCAGCTCCTCGAACAGAGGGGCCTCGGCCGGCACTTCGATTTCCGGGCGGGCGCCGCCACCGCAGCCGCCGCCACCCGTGCTTCCACCACATCCACAACCCATGATGATTACCTCGATAAGACGCGTGAACCTTCGATCCGATCGGCCAGGCTGGCTGACGCACGGGGCGTCAGCCGACGAGGGTCATACCGGGGTCTTGCTCTTTGCCGTGGCAGGCACAGCGGTCGGCACTGCGATTTCGCGGGCCGGTGCTTCGTAGGTACGCGGGCGCTGCGGACGCGGCACGACCGGCTTGACGCCCTTCTGGCGGACGATCTGGTAGCGCCGGCCCAGGTACCACACCGGCGCGCTAACGATGTGCACCAGACGGGTGAAGGGGAACAGCACGAACAGGGTCATGCCCAGGAACACGTGCAGCTTGTAGATGACGCTGACCGACTCGATGGCGCCTGCGGCCTTGACCGGCTGCAGGGTGACCAGGCTCTGTGCCCAGGTACCCAGCAGCACCATCACCGAACCGTCCAGGTGGCCGGTGGAGGCGACGATGGTCAGCAGACCCAGCACCAGCTGCGCCAGCAGCACGAACAGGATCATCACGTCGCTGCCGTTGGAGGTGGCCCGCACGCGGGCGTCGGTCAGCCGGCGATGAATCAGCATCACCAGACCGATCAGGCAGAGGATGCCGAAGAAACCACCGGAGACCATCGCCACGATCTGCTTCTGACCGCTGGTGATGAAGTGGTGATACAGCGCCTCGGGCATCAGCAGGCCGACGAAGTGACCGGCCAGGATGAAGATGATGCCGACGTGGAACAGGTTGCTCGCCAGGCGCATGCGGTTGTTCGACAGCATCTGGCTCGAGCTGGCCTTCCAGCTGTATTGCGACAGGTCGAAGCGCGCCCAGCTGCCGATCAGGCAGATGGCCAGGGCGATGTAGGGGTACACCCCGAACAGCAGGAAATTGAAGTTAGACATTGCGCACCTCCTGGGCGAGCGCGGCGGCCTGCCCGTCATGCTTGAAATCGGTCCAGTGCAGCGGCACCGGGCTTTCCTCGCGGGCCTTGCCCGGTCCGCTCGGCATGGATGGGCAGCGGTCCTGCTGCTCGGCCTGGAGGAAGTTGACCTGCTCCTCCTCCCAGACCTTGTCCAGCGCCTCCAGCGAGTCGTCGCGTTCCTCGGCGGCGACCTGCTCCTGCAGACCGGCGAGGGTTTCCAGCACCGGCTCGCCGGCGATCTGCAACAGGGCGGCGAAGCACGCGGCATGCGGGCTCTCGCGCTCCTGCAGACGGGCCGCCAGCAGGGCCAGCAGATGGGCGACATCGGCCAGCCCCTCGCGGGCCTCGAGGTCCTCGCGGGTGGCGAGGTACTCGAGGTACAGCGGGATGTAGTCCGGCAGCTCGCGTACACCGATGTCGAAACCGGCCTCGGTGTACTGCGCCATCAGGTCGACCATGGCCTGGCCGCGGTCGCGGGACTCGCCATGCACGTGCTCGAACAGCAGCAGCGACAGCGCGCGGCCCTTGTCGAACAGATCGGTGTAGCGCTCCTGCACGTCCATCAGGTCGCCTTCGCTCAGCTCGTCGAGCAGGCGGCGCAGCGCGATGCGCTGCTCCGGGCTGATCTCGCGGGCCGAGCCGATGGCCTGGGCCAGTTCGGCATGGCCGTCGCGCAGGTGCTGGTCGGGGTAGTCCAGCAGCAGGGAAATCACTTTAAGGATGCGCATGGCTCAGTCCTCCCACAGCTGGACGGTCTTGATGATGTCGCGGCGGTTGGCCTTCCTGGCGCCGAACATATTGGTGTCCGAGGCGCCCGAGCAGCCGCTGCCGAAGCTGAAGCCGCAACCGGAACGCTCGGCGAAGGCGTCGCTCATGGCCTCTTCGCGGTACGCGGTCGGAATCACGTAGCGGTCCTCGTAGTTGGCGATGGCCAGGTAGCGGTACATGTCCTCGACCTGGGCCACCGACAGCCCGACGCTCTCCAGCACCTTGAGGTCCTGCACGCCGTCGACCTGCTCGGCACGCTTGTAGGCGCGCATGGCGAGCATGCGCTTGAGCGCCAGCTTGACCGGCTCCTCGTCGCCTGCGGTGAGCAGGTTGGCCAGGTAACGCAGCGGGATGCGCAGGCTGTCGACGTCCGGCAGCACGCCGTCCATGCTGACGTGACCGGCGCTGGCGGCGTTCTGGATCGGCGACAGCGGCGGCACGTACCAGACCATCGGCAGCGTGCGGTATTCCGGGTGCAGCGGCAGGGCCAGCTTCCAGTCCACCGCCATCTTGTATACCGGCGACTTCTGCGCGGCTTCGATCACCGACATCGGAACGCCGTCGTTGAGCGCCTGCTCGATGACCTTCGGGTCGAACGGATCGAGGAAGATCTCCAGCTGCTTGGCGTACAGGTCCTGCTCGTTGACGGTGCTGGCCACTTCATGGATGCGGTCGGCGTCGTAGAGCAGCACGCCGAGGTAGCGGATGCGGCCCACGCAGGTCTCGGCACAGACGGTCGGCATGCCGGCCTCGATGCGCGGGAAGCAGAAGATGCACTTCTCGGATTTGCCGCTCTTCCAGTTGAAGTAGATCTTCTTGTACGGGCAGCCGCTGATGCACATGCGCCAGCCGCGGCACTTCTCCTGGTCGATGAGGACGATGCCATCCTCCTCGCGCTTGTAGATCGCACCGCTCGGGCAGGACGCGGCGCAGGCCGGGTTCAGGCAGTGCTCGCACAGGCGCGGCAGGTACATCATGAAGGTGTTTTCGTACTGGCCGTAGATGTCGGCCTGGACCTTGTCGAAGTTCTTGTCCTTGCGGCGCTTGGCGAACTCGGTACCGAGAATCTCTTCCCAGTTCGGGCCCCACTCGATCTTCTCCATGCGCTGACCGGAGATCAGCGAGCGCGGACGTGCCACCGGCTGGTGCTCGGAGATCGGCGCGGTGTGCAGGTTCTGGTAGTCGAAGTCGAACGGCTCGTAGTAGTCGTCGATGGTCGGCAGGTCCGGGTTGGCGAAGATGTTCGCCAGTACGCGGAACTTGCCGCCGATCTTCGGGTTGATGGTGCCGTCGCCGTTGCGCACCCAGCCGCCCTTCCACTTGTCCTGGTTCTCCCACTCCTTCGGGTAGCCGATGCCGGGCTTGGTCTCGACGTTGTTGAACCAGGCGTATTCCATGCCTTCGCGGCTGGTCCAGACGTTCTTGCAGGTGATCGAGCAGGTGTGGCAGCCGATGCACTTGTCCAGGTTCAGGACCATGCCTACTTGTGAACGAATTTTCATTGTGCGACCTCCACAACCGGCGCCTTGATCTTCAGAGCGGGGATGGTCCGGGGACCATGCGCTGCCACCTTGGGTGAACGAATCTTCATGGCCTTATTCCTCAGATGTCTTGCGGCAGGGGTTGCGGCAGATCGTTGCCGTTCGGGCCGTCGAGCCAGTCGACCTTGGCCATCTTGCGCACCACGACGAACTCGTCGCGGTTGCAACCCACGGTGCCGTAGTAGTTGAAGCCGTACGCCTGCTGGGCGTAGCCGCCGATCATGTGAGTGGGCTTGAGCACCACGCGGGTCACCGAGTTGTGGTGGCCGCCGCGGGTCCTGGTGCTCTCGGCGCCGGGCACGTTCACGATGCGTTCCTGGGCGTGGTACATCATCACCATGCCTTCCATCACCCGCTGGCTGACCACCGCACGGGCGGTCAGGGCGCCGTTGGCGTTGAAGCACTCGATCCAGTCGTTGTCCTCGATGCCGGCCTTCTTGGCGTCGATTTCGGACATCCACACGATCGGGCCGCCGCGGCTCAAGGTGAGCATGATCAGGTTGTCCGAGTAGGTGCTGTGGATGCCCCACTTCTGGTGCGGGGTGATCCAGTTCAGGACGATCTCGGGGTTGCCGTTGCTCTTCTTGCCCTTCACGTAATCGATGGTGCGGGTGTTGATCGGCGGCCGGTAGCTCATCAGCTGTTCGCCGAAGGCCTGCATCCAGGGGTGATCCTGGAAGAACTGCTGGCGACCGGTGATGGTGCGCCACGGGATGTACTCGTGGACGTTGGTGTAGCCGGCGTTGTAGCTCACGTGCTCGTCTTCGAGACCCGACCAGGTCGGACTGGAGATGATCTTGCGCGGCTGCGCCTGGATGTCACGGAAGCGGATCGCCTCGTGCTCCTTGGGCAGCGCCAGGTGGCTGTGGTCGCGGCCGGTGAATTCCGACAGCGCAGCCCAGGCCTTCACGGCCACGTGACCGTTGGTTTCAGGTGCCAGGCTGAGGATGACCTCGGCGGCATCGATGGCCGACTCGATCTGCGGCCGGCCCTGGCTGACGCCCTCATCGCGCACCTTGTAGTTCAGCTCGCCGAGGAAATCGACCTCATGCTGGGTGTTCCAGTTGATGCCCTTGCCGCCGTTGCCGAGCTTGTCCAGCAGCGGGCCGAGAGAGGTGAACTTCTTGTAGGTGTTCGGATAGTCGCGCTCGACCACCGCCATGTTCGGGCAGTTCTTGCCAGGCTGCGGATCGACGCCAGCGGTCTTCCAGTCGGTACCGCCGAACGGCTGCGCCAGTTCGCCGGGGCTGTCGTGCAGGAGCGGCACGGTGACCAGGTCCTTTTCCACGCCCAGCTGACCTTCGGCCATCTTCGAGAACGCCTTGGCGATGCCCTTGTAGATCTCCCAGTCGGACTTGGCTTCCCAGGCCGGATCGATCGCTGCCGACAGCGGGTGGATGAAGGGGTGCATGTCCGAGGTGTTCATGTCGTCCTTCTCGTACCAGGTCGCGGTCGGCAGGACGATGTCGGAGTACACGCAGGTCGAGGACATGCGGAAGTCGAGGGTGGTGACCAGGTCGAGCTTGCCGATGGCGCCCTCGTCCTGCCATTCGGCCTCGAGCGGCTTGAAGCCGTCGCGCTTGCCGAGGTCCTCGTTCATCACGCCGTTCTTGGTGCCCAGGAGGTACTTGAGCATGTACTCGTGGCCCTTGCCCGAGCTGCCCAGGAGGTTGGAGCGCCAGACGAACATGTTGCGCGGGAAGTTATCCGGATTGTCCGGCTGTTCGCAGGCGAACTTCAGCGAGCCGTCCTTCAGCGACTGGGTGACGTAATCCACCGGCGACATGCCGGCCGCTTCGGCATCACGGCAGATCTGCAGCGGGTTGCGGTTGAGCTGCGGTGCGCTCGGCAGCCAGCCGGCGCGTTCGGCGCGGATGTTGTAGTCGAGCATATGCTCGGGATACGCGGATTTGTCCGCCAGCGGCGAGAGCACCTCGTGGATGCTCATTTTTTCATGACGCCATTGGGATGAGTGGTTGTAGAAGAAGCTGGTGCCGTTCATCTGGCGCGGCGGACGGCTCCAGTCGAGGCCGAAGGCCAGCGGCAGCCAGCCGCACTGCGGACGCAGCTTCTCCTGACCCACGTAGTGCGCCCAGCCGCCACCGGTCTGACCGACGCAACCGCACAACATCAGCATGTTGATCAGGCCGCGGTAGTTCATGTCCATGTGGTACCAGTGGTTCATCGCCGCGCCGACGATGATCATGGAACGGCCATGGGTCTTGTCGGCGTTGTCGGCGAACTCGCGGGCGATCTGGATGGCCTTCTCACGGGATACGCCAGTGATGACTTCCTGCCAGGCCGGAGTGCCGGGCACGCTGGCATCGTCGTAGCTCGACGCGACATTGGCGCCGCCCAGACCACGGTCGATACCCAGGTTGGCGGCCATCAGGTCGAACACGGTGGCGACCTTGGTGGTGCTGCCGTCGGCCAGGGTGATGCTGCGGACCGGCACGCGGCGCAGCTGGATGCTTTCGCCTTCGGCGTGCTGGAAGTGCTCGTGGAGGATGCCGCCGAAGTATGGGAAGGCGACCTCGGCCGTCTCGCCGCCCTCGATCTGGGTCAGCGACAGGTCGACATCACGACCGTCCTTGCCTTCGCGGGCCTCGATGTTCCACTTGCCCTTCTCGCCCCAGCGGTAGCCGATGGAGCCCAGCGGCGAGACCAGCTCGCCGGTGCTGCCGTCGACGGCGATGGTCTTCCACTCGGGGTTGTTTTCCTGGCCGAGGTTGTCGGCCAGGTCCGACGCGCGCAGGAAGCGATCGGCGATGTAGCTGCCGTCCTTCTCGTTCAGGCGCACCAGCACCGGCAGGTCGGTGTAGCGCTTGGCGTAGTCGCGGAAGTACTCGCTCGGCTTCTCGAGGTGGAATTCCTTGAAGATGACGTGGGCGAAGGCCTGGGCCAGCGCGGCGTCGGTACCCTGCTTCGGGTTGAGCCAGAGGTCGGTGAGCTTGGCGACTTCGGCGTAGTCCGGGGTGATGGCGACGGTCTTGGTGCCCTTGTAGCGGACCTCGGTGAAGAAGTGCGCATCCGGCGTACGGGTCTGCGGGACGTTGGAGCCCCAGGCGATGATGTAGTTGGAGTTGTACCAGTCGGCCGATTCCGGAACGTCGGTCTGCTCGCCCCAGATCTGCGGCGAGGCCGGCGGCAGGTCGCAGTACCAGTCGTAGAAGCTCAGGCAGACGCCGCCGATCAGCGACAGGTAGCGGCTACCGGCCGCGTAGGAAACCATCGACATGGCCGGGATCGGCGAGAAGCCGATGACGCGGTCCGGGCCGTACTGCTTCACGGTATAGACGTTGGCCGCGGCGATGATCTCGTTGACTTCGTCCCAGCTGGAGCGGATGAAGCCGCCCATGCCGCGCTTGCTCTTGTAGGACTCGGCCTTGGCCTTGTCCTCGACGATGCTGGCCCAGGCGTCCACCGGGGTCATGTTGCGCCGCGCTTCACGCCAGAGTTTCAGCAGCGGCTTGCGCACCTTGGGGTACTTCAGGCGGTTGGCGCTATAGATGTACCAGCTGTAGCTGGCGCCGCGCGGGCAGCCGCGTGGCTCGTGGTTGGGCAGGTCGTTGCGGGTGCGCGGGTAGTCGGTCTGCTGGGTTTCCCAGGTGATCAGGCCGTTCTTCACGTAGATCTTCCAGGAGCAGGAACCGGTGCAGTTCACCCCGTGGGTCGAGCGCACGATCTTGTCGTACTGCCAGCGCGAGCGGTAGACGTTCTCCCAGTCGCGGGATTCGATGCGGGTTTCGCCATGACCATCGGCGAACTCGCCTTGCTTCCTGTTGAAGAAGCGCAGTTGATCGAGCAAGTGGCTCATTGGTTTCTCTCCTCACTCCGGTTGCGAACCACTGGCCCGACCGGTCGGCTTATCAATCTCGGCTTGCGCCAGCCGGGATGGCTGGCGCATTCATTCGGTGCAACGTCAGGACGCGAGCTTCTGGCGGGCCTCCAGCTCGCGGTCGACGCTGGATACGTAGTACTCGTCGGAGAACGCGCCCTCGGGCTCCTTCAGCCAGAGCAGGCAGAGCCCGAAGCTGACGAAGGCACCGGCGGCGATCACCATGAAGAACTGCGAGGGGGTCACGAAGGTGAACAGGGTCAGGTAGCAGACGGCGCCGACGTTGCCGTAGGCCCCGGCCATGCCGGAGATCTGCCCGGTGACGCGGCGCTTGATCGACGGGATGATCCCGAAGGTCGCGCCCTCCGCGCCCTGGACGAACACCGAGCAGAGCACGGTGATCGCCACGGCCACGATCAGCGGCCACTTGGAGTTCATCAGGCCCATCAGCAGGAAGCCGATGGCGATGCCCAGCATGTAGGCCAGCATGACGAAGCGGCGGTTGCCGAAGCGATCGGAGACCAGCCCGCCCATGGGCCGCGCCACCAGATTCACGAAGGCGAACGAGGCGGCGATGATGCCGGCGGTGGTCGGGGTCAGGCCCCAGGTCTGCTCGAAGAACATCGGCAGCATCGAGACCACGGCCAGCTCCGCCCCGAAGTTGGCGAAGTAGGTGGAGTTCAACGCGGCCACGGTGTTGAAGGGGTACTTGTCGTCTTCCGGTACGC
This DNA window, taken from Pseudomonas sp. FeN3W, encodes the following:
- the narJ gene encoding nitrate reductase molybdenum cofactor assembly chaperone: MRILKVISLLLDYPDQHLRDGHAELAQAIGSAREISPEQRIALRRLLDELSEGDLMDVQERYTDLFDKGRALSLLLFEHVHGESRDRGQAMVDLMAQYTEAGFDIGVRELPDYIPLYLEYLATREDLEAREGLADVAHLLALLAARLQERESPHAACFAALLQIAGEPVLETLAGLQEQVAAEERDDSLEALDKVWEEEQVNFLQAEQQDRCPSMPSGPGKAREESPVPLHWTDFKHDGQAAALAQEVRNV
- a CDS encoding cytochrome b, with product MTASNPLARYGRLSIALHWLMLLLIAAVYATIELKGNFAKGSEPRELLKHWHFMLGMTVFALVWLRLIARWLHPAPKAVAGAGWERALAKLMHLALYGLMIGLPLLGWLTLSAADKPIPLFGLELPALIGANQELAGEFKELHETLAVAGYWLIALHAAAALFHQYVRRDGTLLRMLPQRRQA
- a CDS encoding molybdopterin molybdotransferase MoeA, giving the protein MSACGCDTSGLKPVDEAIAELLARVPALPPVEQVALSDALGRVLAQSLDAPFPVPAWDNSAMDGYALRAADLPAEGGWLPLAGRIAAGDAADQQLPAGCAVRIFTGAPLPPGADTVVAQEDCQVDADRVHFPGVTQGAHVRRQGEELQAGAPVLQAGKRLRPQEIGLLASFGVARVTVYRRLRIGLLSSGSELREPGEPLAPGQIYNSNRYCLLSVLRSLGMEVHDYEILVDELAASRDALALAASEWDMLITSGGVSVGEEDHLKQAIRELGELHMWRLAIQPGKPLAFGEVNGKPWIGVPGNPAAALITSLVVARPFLLSAQGCTEVLPKPLRLTAGFAWRKPNNRRQYLRARLEQVDGEMRVCLHPRQGSAMLTSATWAEGLAIVERNRTLEEGETVEYLPFSELLG
- the moaB gene encoding molybdenum cofactor biosynthesis protein B, translated to MAHLSNSEFQPLSIAVLTVSDTRNIDSDTSGQALIDGLQSAGHSLAERAIVKDDIWQIRARVCSWIASENVQVVLITGGTGFTTRDNTPQAVQPLLDKAVDGFGELFRHVSLGEIGTSTVQSRALAGMSNGTLVCCLPGSTNACRTAWNKILVEQLDSRTKPCNFVPHLKASAVEYCGPRS
- the moaA gene encoding GTP 3',8-cyclase MoaA produces the protein MTQLRDAHNRQIDYLRMSVTDRCDFRCVYCMAEDMTFLPRQQVLGLEELERVARIFVGLGVKKIRLTGGEPLVRQGIVGLCERIAALPGLRELVMTTNGSQLVRLTEPLARAGVKRLNISLDSLDAAKFHAITRTGQLQQVLDGIAAARDAGFERIKLNAVVMKGRNAEEVADLVDFAIAGGLDLSFIEEMPLGDVGRSRGESFCSSDEVKALIAERHALIDSAEQSGGPARYVRLPEHPQTRIGFISPHSHNFCATCNRVRLTVEGRLLLCLGHENSIDLRALLRRHPTSDQPLIDAIHAALQRKPLRHEFSSSGEVQVLRFMNASGG
- a CDS encoding peptidylprolyl isomerase, with protein sequence MGCGCGGSTGGGGCGGGARPEIEVPAEAPLFEELPHEEDSEPAAEQASAEPLLIASSEQEWPRVRVNGVAIAPQAIAQELQYHPAESRDEAVFLATQALVVRELLQQRIAELGLVVRAESGESEEEAATRTLIEQEVPLPLADEAACQQYYSGNRQRFFSAPLLAARHILLACPADDAEARSLAREQALGLLQQLQAAPQRFAELALQHSACPSKEQGGALGQISKGQTVPEFERQLFRLPVGLCQQPLESRYGYHLVFVDQRIEGEQLPYEIVAGTIRAELNQRVWQIGVSQYLQNLVGAANIEGIHLQGAETPLMQ
- the narH gene encoding nitrate reductase subunit beta; its protein translation is MKIRSQVGMVLNLDKCIGCHTCSITCKNVWTSREGMEYAWFNNVETKPGIGYPKEWENQDKWKGGWVRNGDGTINPKIGGKFRVLANIFANPDLPTIDDYYEPFDFDYQNLHTAPISEHQPVARPRSLISGQRMEKIEWGPNWEEILGTEFAKRRKDKNFDKVQADIYGQYENTFMMYLPRLCEHCLNPACAASCPSGAIYKREEDGIVLIDQEKCRGWRMCISGCPYKKIYFNWKSGKSEKCIFCFPRIEAGMPTVCAETCVGRIRYLGVLLYDADRIHEVASTVNEQDLYAKQLEIFLDPFDPKVIEQALNDGVPMSVIEAAQKSPVYKMAVDWKLALPLHPEYRTLPMVWYVPPLSPIQNAASAGHVSMDGVLPDVDSLRIPLRYLANLLTAGDEEPVKLALKRMLAMRAYKRAEQVDGVQDLKVLESVGLSVAQVEDMYRYLAIANYEDRYVIPTAYREEAMSDAFAERSGCGFSFGSGCSGASDTNMFGARKANRRDIIKTVQLWED
- the narI gene encoding respiratory nitrate reductase subunit gamma translates to MSNFNFLLFGVYPYIALAICLIGSWARFDLSQYSWKASSSQMLSNNRMRLASNLFHVGIIFILAGHFVGLLMPEALYHHFITSGQKQIVAMVSGGFFGILCLIGLVMLIHRRLTDARVRATSNGSDVMILFVLLAQLVLGLLTIVASTGHLDGSVMVLLGTWAQSLVTLQPVKAAGAIESVSVIYKLHVFLGMTLFVLFPFTRLVHIVSAPVWYLGRRYQIVRQKGVKPVVPRPQRPRTYEAPAREIAVPTAVPATAKSKTPV